GTATTTTTTTCTAAATTCTTGCATTTTTGTGCTTTCATCTACAATTAGTTCAACCAAATATTAAATCTCGTTAATGTGACAACTGGGGgtggggggtggggggggggggggggggttggattTAACAACCATGAATTTCATAACTTGTGTTACACTAATGACATATCTATTATATTTTTGTGCCACCACACATTCCAAAAAAACTGGGGACCCCAAGCGAATGCTTAGAACAATATATAATGTTGTCTGGACTAGTCCTTTTCACTCTCACCTTCCACCCCCATTTTGGATGGAGGCTCTTCACATTGCTTGCCTTCTTCTCATCAGAAAATCACCCTCATGTTCTCATCTTTAGGCGTTCAGATGTCTTTGCTACACTTACACCGATCCTGCTCACACTCGCCAATTGTACTACTATGTATATATTCCTTGGACACACATCCAATAATCATAGCTTTCATTGTTATAACCCCTCAACAAAGAAAATCATTATTTCCTATCATGTAATCTTTGATGAGGCCACTTTTCATTACAATTTGTTCACTCCAAATCTCACACCATTGTATGAGTTCCTACACGGTTTCTCTCAAACCTATCAAATTTCTCACAATCTTAATGTCTCACCACCTATGTTCGTCCCCACTGATGTTGCAAACAAGCCTGGCATCAACGCTCTCATTGTTTAACACTTCCACTGCTACCTTATCTTCCATAACCTACCCTTTCACAACAGCAACTTCACCAACTTCTTCGTCTCCTACTGCTCTGGCCTCTACAATTCCTACTACTTAATATGTCCCTTGTCGCCTTATGGCAACCCATGTTGGGCACAATATGTCCAAACTTGTCAACCTTCGTACACAAACCCCGTATTTCATTGTCTAGTCTTACTTACATGCTTTAACTGATCCTTATTGGTTCAATGTTATGAATAAAGAATACAAAAAATTTATTATTAATGACACGTAGGTTCCTGTCTTGGAAACTCTAGGGGTTAATATGATTTAAGAAGAAATAGAATATACTTGTTTCTTAAACTCGCTATGAAGCTTTGTTATTTGTGAATGGTAATATCCAGTGTCCAGGTGTTGATTGTGACAAAATATTTCTTCTGGTGGTCAAACTAGTTACTATCATGACCTTTTTCAATTCGTTGTATTTCATTACTAGCCCATCCATCAACCTGATATGAAGAACGTACTTCCTTATGGATATTTACAagagatgatatatatatatatatatatatatatatatatatatatatatatatatatatatatatatatatatatatatatatatatatatatatatatatatatatatatatatatatatatatatatatatatgcattatcCTTAGGGTTTACAAGACCCGCGTTACCTTGACTATGTATTCCATCTTAGGCGCTCTCTTATAGACTCAAAAGGACCCAACCACTTGGTGCCACATGTTTGCTCGATACATCTCTTAAAATCGACTTCACACAAGGTTGCTACGAATCTTCACTATTCATCTTACGTGATGGGAAATCTATGGCTTATGTTATGTtgaatgttgatgatattatcctTATCACTTCTTTTATATCTCTGTTACAATAATTCATCTCCTCTCTCATTACAAATTTCTCTATGACTGATCTCGGGACCCTCGATATTCTAGATCGAGCCAACATGCATGATATATTGTAATTTGTTTCGAACACTTTCAAATACTAATTCATTCTTCATTTGGCAGGTCCTCTAGCCATCGATCCTACTTTATATCGCACTCTAACATGTACCCTTCAAGACCTGACATTTACTAGTCATGATATTGTATTTGTTGTTAAATAAATATGTCTATATACGCATAAGCACATCTTACGTTATTTGTGTGACATAGTTGATTATCACATATAGTTTCATGTATATCCTTCCAAGGATCTCATTCCACACTCTGATGTaggttagggggggggggggggggggggggttcctcCACGCAACGTTCCACATCTAGTTGGTGCATATTTCATGGCAGCAACATCATCCGCTGGTAGTCCAAACGACAAGACACCATTTCTTGTTTTAGTAAAGATGCATGGTGCCGAAACATAGTCAATGTTGTTGCTGAGACATCTTGTTTACAAAATTTTCTTCGTGAGCTGCACTTTACTCCATCGAAAGCGACAACTGTCTATTGTGACAATGCTAATGTTATGTATCCATCTATGAATCCAGTGCAACATCAACACATCATACATATTAAGATCGACATTCATTTTGTCCTGGACAAAGTAGCTTTTGGTCATATTTAGGTTCTACATGTTCCCTCATCATCTCAATACACATGCTTCGGTCTGAACATATTAGCTTCTACTCCCGTTAGGACCGACGGAGATGTCAatatatatttgattatatattgtttgtatgtatttatatgttgtaCTTAGTGTCTAATTTGGGTCTCGTGGGTCGTTGATCACTCTCTTTTGTGTTAGCCTTATATAATGTATGcataaatgttttttatttttttgaaaagcgAGTTAATATATATCTGAGATTGAAGACATTACCTCCTTGTTAGAAACACCGGTTAGACATCATATTAACTAGATGGGCTAGCCCCaacatgtatgtatatgtgtttgcCTTCGTTTAATGAGAAAGCATGATTATACTGATTATACCAAATAACACTTTTTTTCGTTCAAACAAATAAACTAAAGGATACAATCACTTAGAAAGCGGAATTCATCATTAATATAAGTTAAAGAGATAAACAAATACAAGTTAACCCTTCACCCACCTACCCTTAGCCAATATCATCCCCATTCGAATGGCCCCCAGCTTCTAGCCCCATGTGTCGCCATCCTTGTCTCTCACTCTCTCCCACAAAACATATTGAAGTAAGggatatttttgttatttttggatGATTCGGTGTAAAATACACAAATAATACGTTCGATGGCAAGTTTGGAACTTTGGTGTTGACTGAATTGAAAATATATCTTATTTTATGTGTATATCTAAGGAGTAGAGTTGCTATAATTGGCATGCAGTGTTCTTATGTAGGTATCGGTATATGTCGAATTTGCATCAGAAAAAGCAAATGCAAATGGAGTTTGTTTTAGCTTTTTTCGGATGGATTTCTGTTacggagagagaaagagagatagatagagagagagagtgtgtgttttGTTGTCTCATCAAAATATACCTAAACTTAAAACAATTCTACCCTACACGACACCACTAGTCTCAGCAACAATAAATAAACAAACCGGACATCTCGATCCACAACTACTAATTCTAAATCGGATTGGTTAGTTAATTAATTAGGCTGGCACATACCACAATTACACCCGTATCCAACTTCACCACTTCAATCCCACATGCTTCCTCTTCCTTCTGATCATCATCGGGCCTTTTTTTCTGATCCTTTTCGTCTGCTTCACTACTTCGCCCAGAATCCACTGGATGCACCTCTGAGTTTGATAACATGGATAagtttatgtttatgatatgctCTTTGGGCTTTTTCTCTGGTGCGATGCTTGTCTCCTTGCTTGCGTTTCGGTAATATGCATACAGTCCCATTTGAACTACTCCCAATAGGAATCCCAATATGTTTGGCACCTACAAATATATATAACCAAACATAATTCATTATTTTCCTTTAACTATGCATCCCAAAGAGTATATATGTGGCCTCATTAAAATTCTTATGTTTAAATCACATCCACTACTTACACAAATAGTAGTTTCATTAATTGTATAGGAAAACTAAATACTTCCAGACCGTACTATATATTTTGATAAATTAACTATACATAACTTCTAGTAATATTTTACAAGAAGTAAATTAAGGTTTAGAATTTCGGAGCACGTTTTATTTATAAGTGGAATTAAAAGAGGTTTGCAGGCATTTTAATTAAATACGCAAAAAGTTTTTACTTACCGTAACGCATATATCCTTGAGGGACAACCCATAAGCGAACCACATCATCGCACTTAGTGTCAGGAAACACGATAGGGACAATGGCATGAATTCAACACTTTTTGTTCTCACAACTTGAAACTGTTCAAATTCACACCAAAATTTTATGAGCTAGGGGTTAGTTTTTTTTCCTCTTTCGGGAGGAATCTAAATTTTACAAGCTACCTAATTTTGAGTTATGAGTTATATATGAGTGACTCACCACGATAGTGAGAGGTGCTGCAAAAACACATATGGATATCCCAACACAAATCCATCCAACAACTAGGACCCTTGTTGATCCATGGAACGACAGGAGTGTAACCAGAGAAATCACAAGGCATAACACCATGGTAGCAGCCAGACCCTTAAACGTTTGCTTCTACATAGAGCAACAACCATGGTGTAATTAGACAAGCGTAATTACACAAGGTTTCTATGTATATATGTCAGACATATAGATAGATATAGCTAGCGGGAGTTGAAGTACCTTGGTGTCTGGTGTAGCATATACGAGGAAAATGATGATGTAAACGGATTCAATAAAGGTACCGAGAGTGTTGATGGAGATTAGAAGGAACGTGCCGCCTCCTTTGATGAAGGCGTAGTACAACCATAGCAATGCGCTAAAGAGGGATACAACGTATGGCAGTGACTGGAACCCCATTGTCGATTTTCTCTTGCATATTTCAATAATTGTTGGCCTGATCAAAATAAATCCACATTAATTAATAAACACACATGCATGCATATACTTACAATTAATTTGGTACCATCCATTAATGTGGACTTACATCGGAGCAAAGTAGACCCCAGTGGAAATAATGTTACCTGTAACATGTTACATAATAAGATAAACAAGGAGAAAGTAGATAAAAGTAAAGTAAGTGAATTTGTACAAAAGATCGATTATCATGATATGATAATCGGACGTTACCTAAAAGGCCAAAAATAAAAACCAGAGGGTGGTGAACATTCAAAAGCTCCATTACGTACGTGCAAGGTTTAATTAAGGGTAGAGTCAGTCGAATCGAAGGTTGTTTGACGACTCCTGCCCTGATCACGTCCACtctaataattattaattaacgAGAACACGAGGAAAGATGTCTTATGTTGTGGAAGTATTTATATGCGAAGCACTGATATACTTTGTAGAGAAGCACTGAACCCGGTACGTACAGTACAAGTGGGATCGTAAATTCATACActcaacaaacaaacaaacaaaaacaactttAATTTAATTGCTATTTAGAGTAGCCTTTTTTTTACTCTTGCGTGCAACGCCTTCTAAATTTCCTTCTTTTTATAAACAAGTAGTTAATCATCCCCCAACAACGTTGTCTACTTATGTTTTGTTTGAATTGAGTCAAGTTAAATAATTACCCACCTCACCTCCTAACAATTTAACCTGCTGTAGATAAATACATACATGTTACGTCTCTTAAAACAAAGGTACACGCAAAGTACCATAAAAACTTAATTAACCTCGGAACTTTTTGTTCATAAAGAATTACAATCTAAATGTGCAAAACATGTATGTACATATACTTGTATATATCAATTTATAATAACCCAAGATTATTTTGATGGCCTTAATTAATTATTACATGAATGATAAGGTATATATATAATAATGTGGATGAacaactattgtgtggacgtTTGGACGCTATTCTATGAGAATGACTAAGAAAATAgattgtttagtaatgtgaatacgtttaaCCTATGACAACTgttgtcattttcatgcattctcactaattcttattcatttttttgCTCACGTATCGTTTTTCACAcattttcattcttacagaatacgactcaataaacattgtaacacccaaaatccagAGGTTCTGTTGAAGGGCTTAAATTGTAAATTAAGGAAAGGGACTCCACGAGTAGGcatgcttactcgccgagtcggagcgggatttgtcgcgggtttaagtggccaactcactgagtcggcggcttgtactcgacgagttggtgctgaagggagaaaaccctaatcccgggggttatgccctatataaagcacattataacccacccttagcctctttgctaccccttttgagatccagaagcCCTAATTTCGTTTGTGAGAAGACTTGGAAGCAAATTGGTGTGATTTGTGAAgggatcttgaagatcaagaagcttggatcaaggatACTTGAAGAGATCCGGATCTATtatttggagcaaaggagtagccCTGTGACTCGAGATTATGGGAATGCAcgtatggaatcggcgagtctaggagatgacttggcgagtcgggctAGAGATCATACTTTGAGTCGCGTAGTAACTCagcgagtcgcatgggtgactcggcgagtcttatgatgatgagcttggactagacgagttggaagaacaactcgacgagtctattgaagattgtcttgaactcggcgagtctgctcgcagAACCTAACCTCTTtcagttaaagccttggattagtgaTTCGgttggggactcagcgagttggtcaggatggaactcagagatcgttggactcgacgagtcttggggcgactcggcgagttaagtcgtgcTATGAGAGTTTTCTGAATATGagaactcggtgagtagagtcaatcaggaaggttgactttgattgaggactttgactttgaccttcaggggtattttggtaatttagaTATTTATGTCAATGGTTATTGACTGATAAAGGTGTTGGAGTTTGAGGCGTTGCTTCGGGATTGTGCTCTTGTGATTCGGTTtgacagttgcaaggtgagttatcctcactatatcgacagggtctacggcaccaaggccaaccctttttCGGATGGAAAtttgggtattgtttgttatgttattgctttgctaggtCTGCATCCAGGTAATTAGGAtggtgctatgttagtgacctggctAAGGTTGGTACCCGGTATTTAGGGTAAtcctatgttagtgacctggttaaggtcggtacccgacatatagggtaatgttatgctagtgactagATACAtcagaatcctggttaggatgatgatatctTATGTGATCTGTTATattgtttgtctggttaaggatttgatATGTGATTAATtggtttatgtgcacatggttgtttgacggggaTTGGGttaaggcgggtcctgctttgtgctgtaggccaacatacccaaggcggaccagatattccgaaggcccagcgagcggtccggataggctgaaggccccaagagggcggaccagatgtgccgaggctcggagagtggaccaggccgactgaaggcccggtgtgggcggaccagtcatattgtagacccagagagtggactaggtggattgaaggcccggtgcgggcagaccaatcgcagtgtagactcgatgtacatggctggACTCGGAGGgttgaccaggtggattgaaggcccggtgcgggcggaacagtcacacagtagacccgatgtgaTTGGTTGTTCTATTTtcgatatgttatgagtatgtttatgtgtggttggtattttgggagtaactcactaagctttcaggcttacagttcagtgttttgtttcaggtacttcaggagatcatggcaaagcgaaggcgtgatcgtaccgctcctcatgttttatgatttataagATATGGTTTTGgggaaatactctgatgtttaaactattttgaaaacaaatgtatgaacttaatggtttttgaatgaattaaaatgttttaatttggctagaattttatggtcgttacaagttggtatcagagccttggtttgagtgaattggaggaacattcgtgtgaacccagtctcaaatcaaggagggattttcaaaatggttttcaaaaggtttttcgaAATACgtaaaggaggacgcagagggtacgatcagccggagccagtaagtagaccccaaaataccatacaagttgtttgattatgtgatatgttagaacaacatgctagtactaggctaaggatcattaggaattgcatgatagaattgcctgattatatgatgctagctagcctagggtttccttgtatgaaattgacatcattactgtagttatttagtgtatgcatcatggttatacataattaagatcttatagcctgagaatgtttgatttggccttatgttctattCTTGTATGATTGAGAGCtcagggtaggattggatattcgaaagtctatagggtccaacgttatatAGGACTAGCATACACTACTGctatagggttggtggaagtttcatggatgggaggGTTGTGTGAGACCGGTAGGTCGGTTATGGGATAGTGGTGCTCCTCTAGGAGTCGAGTGTTTGTTATGTATCTGCTATTGTTAGgatgttgtggtgatacttgatacaaatatgggtaggtgtggaaggtagtatgggcccgtactactgaaagcacaggacccatatgtgtatcaaggaagtcacaacccctagggttttgttagGATCTAGTTCTCGGGGCTATTATGAGGAATGGCTAATATCttgtggtgtattttcagtatggcgatTTCGAGACGTCTCGGGGCAGGATCTGGTTCGGGAttgggatcaggagagggtgatcGGGATGGATCAGtaccacccgaggtcattggtcagatgagtacggatgagttggatgccaggattcgtgagatcctgcatgctGAGGTTGCTGTTATATTccaggctgagttgccggagatgtttgggtcgatcaagaccgcaaTGGTTGAGTaatttgatgagcgctatgcagctctcgcaAAGGCGGCTTTCGCGACAACTACAACAGCAGGGGGGgaaccggtcgaggttttcagtatcgggacttcgataatacgaagccccctactttcgatggagttcaggatccgatcgtgagtttattgtcagacatggagggttgtttcttcacgtttTCATGCCCTGCGGATTAGAGGGTGAGATGTGCTTTGAAcattttgaggctcggggcgaaggattggtggaggttaactaagggatcttattctgatgcgcagcgggctgcagttacttgggatcagtttcgggagatgttcaacactcgttatgttccacgggttgagagagagagagagagaggttggctcaggagttcctagaGCTGAAGCAGGATCAAAGTCGGCGacgaagatcaccaagatgttcactgagGGGGCAATGTTtttcccggagtttgcttcggagcaggctcagatgtcccgatatctgagtgtgctcaagagggacattaggcagtttgtgtccacgcataggtgtgataccttgttagagctgtaggaggccgccaggcggcgggagttagagatggagttgcagttacgagagcagaggcaggccccggtgcagttgCAGCCGGTGCCAAAATGGTCCAAAAGCGTTGACTCTAGGGTTGGAggtcagagcagccgcacttgtgagaagtgtgggaaggaTCATGCCGGAGcttgtaggtctggtg
The genomic region above belongs to Lactuca sativa cultivar Salinas chromosome 4, Lsat_Salinas_v11, whole genome shotgun sequence and contains:
- the LOC111889823 gene encoding bidirectional sugar transporter N3, which translates into the protein MELLNVHHPLVFIFGLLGNIISTGVYFAPMPTIIEICKRKSTMGFQSLPYVVSLFSALLWLYYAFIKGGGTFLLISINTLGTFIESVYIIIFLVYATPDTKKQTFKGLAATMVLCLVISLVTLLSFHGSTRVLVVGWICVGISICVFAAPLTIVFQVVRTKSVEFMPLSLSCFLTLSAMMWFAYGLSLKDICVTVPNILGFLLGVVQMGLYAYYRNASKETSIAPEKKPKEHIININLSMLSNSEVHPVDSGRSSEADEKDQKKRPDDDQKEEEACGIEVVKLDTGVIVVCASLIN